AAGGTCTGAAAAAGCTGATACTGTGTTTAGATACATGGGGTCTGCTGAAAAGGTAAGGAACTTAAGTGCAGAGATAAATGAGTGGTGTAGGGAAGAAGAGGTAGAATGCTTTGAGCATAAGAAGTGGGGAGAACTAATGCAAGCTGTAAGTCAAAGGGAGGAATATGCCAAGAGTATATCCGAAGACTTAAGCGGCCATAGGGTCTATATCAAACAAGCAGGATTATACCAAAACACAATCAAGATACATGCCGGCCTTAGAAAAGGAGAGCTTAGTACTTTAGAGAAGAAAGAGTATGAAGACTTTGCAAGATATGCATTACTTGTAGAAAGTAAAGATAAGGAAAGTATTAAAGAAAGGAACAGGCTTGCAGATTCTGTGCTTAGAGCAAGAGCTGAAAAGAGATACTTATATAATACTTGGGCTGAGGAGCTGGGGATTAAGACGGAAGGGTTATATAAGCATGCACTTGCTTATGCGGCTAAAGATTATAAGAGCTCGGAGTTATTTGCAAAAAGCTTTGCAAGGCTAGAGAAGTTACACTTTGGAAGTAAGCTAAGAGAAGAAGGGATAAGAGGAGAGTTATATAGCTTATATGAAGATATAAAAGCTAATAGGCAAAAGAGAGAAGCAAGTATTGCAGCTATTACTTATACTGAAGGTAAAATTACCTCAGAAGAAAAGGGAATCGCTAAGCTTACTCATGAGATAACCGATAGAGAGCTATATTTAAAAAGAGCTTACCGGGATGAAAAGATTGTCGAGAAGATTGATAAATTAGCAGAAAGAGGTAATTACTCGGTAGAATTACTAAATAAAATAGGGCAAGTAAAGGAAGGATATAAAGTAAGTGACATTATATCGCATCTTGAGATAAGGGATTTATTAAAGCGTAATATTGGACTGGCTAAAGAAGTGATAGATCAGTACCAAAGCAGCCATGATTATAGGAATGCATTATATACTAAAGAAGATACTGAGAAGAAGCTTGGGAGATTTACTCATGACTTTGATTTTAAACAAATAGAAAATGCAGTTAAAGCAGCCCAAGGCAGAAGTCAAGAATATGAAAAAGCATTATCTGTATTTACTGCCCCTACCGTATATGAATGGAGCGGATTTACTAATGAAAGAGGAGAGTTAAAGGAAGAGGCTATATTTAGAGATTTACTAGTAGAAAAATCTGCAAAAGAAATAGTAAGAGTAGAAAATGAAGCAATTAGAGGTAGTTTTTACAGAGAGCTTATAGCAATTAAGAATGACGCAGATAATAGTAGTACAGATAATAATAGCTCAGAGTTAGAAGAAGAGAAAAGCTACTCCGAGAAGATTAAGGAACAAATTAACCATAAATATACTAAAGCGGATAAGTGGATAAGTACCTATAAGACACTACTTGAAGAAGATAAAAAATATACACATAACTTAAGTTATGAGGATGTAGTCAAGCGCAAGAAGTTACAGGAGCTGATAATAGGACATAAAACCGCACTTAAGGAAGTGTTCGGGCAGTATAAGCCGCATGAAATTAGGCTTGCCGGTAAGAAGGATTTATTAGAGCTTGGGCTATATAAAGAAAGAAGCTTTAAAGCATATATAAAGGTGAGCGAGAAAGAAGAAAATGAGCTTGGCCATGAGATTCACAATTTAAATCAAGAAGCTAGGGACAAAGAGAAGAAGGCTCAGGTTAACACCACATCATTTTTGGAAAAAGGTATACATAAAGAAGATAATAAAAAGGTACAAAGCAAGAAGGAAGAGTGGAGGCAGCAATACTCTCAAGAAAGGCACAGCACTAGAGATATATATAGGAACCTCTACGACAGACTGCCGTCACTGCTTCCTGAGTTCGGCTTTAGAGCTAAAGGTAATGCTTATGTCTCAACCACTACCCAAAAAGCAGACGGATCTTTAGGGAATAAGGCAGGTAAGGTACATGTCTATGCTAATAATCCGGGAGTATTAATAGACTATACAAGAGGTAATGTCTCAATATGGGATTATGTTAAAGATAATTATATGCCAAGTGCGAGTAAAGCAGAGGTGCGAGCATATTTACTAGAAGAAGCAGGGCTCTCAGAGAAAAGTGAGAGAATAATACATAAAAGACCTCAACCAAAGGCTGTCAGTAAAGTAGTAGAGGAAAAAGCTAAAGTAGATACCAAGCTAATGGAAGCTATACTTACTTATGCTAAAGTTCAATTAGTTAAAGATAAGAACCCGGTATACGATTACCTAAGCAAAGAGAGAGGGTATAGCAAAGAAGTAATACAGAATATGGAATTAGGCTACATAGCTGATAAGAAAGATATGAGTAAGTACTTAAGAGCAAATGGGTGGCATAATAATAAAATTAAAGAAGCATATAAACTCACTCATTATATCGGACAATCGCATCAGCTTATAATACCGTTTAAGGGTAAAAACGGAGAAGTAATCGGAATTGCAGGAAGAGATTTACATTACACCGAAAGTTCAAGCTTTGGAAAGTATATGTATAGTAAAGAGCTTGAGAGAAGCAAAACCTTACTTAATATACATAACGTAAAAGGACTTAAGGAAGCTGTTATAGTAGAAGGAATGCTCGATTGTTTAAATGCACATGCAAACGGGATTAAAGGTGTACTCGCTTTAGGCGGTACAAGTTTAAATGAAGAGCAGATAAAGCTATTAGCTTTAGAAGGGATTAAGAGCATAACACTCTGTTTAGATAATGACAATGCAGGTTTAGAAGCAGGTGTTAGGATACTGGATAAGCTCAAGACTTTTGCACCTGATATAAATGTTAGATATGCTAAACTACCGGATAATATCAAAGATCCTGATCAACTGATTAAGGAATATGGTAAAGAAGCTCTAGAAAGAGTGATTGCAGATGCAGTACCGGTTAAGGGAATATCTACACTTACAGATATGAGATATGCAGAGTCATTAAGAAGTGTAATGAGTGAAGGATCTATAAGAGATACAGGAATAATTAAAGATAACCGCTTAAGCTTACCTGAAAACATAGGAGAGATGATTACCGAATACCGTACTTTACATAAATCAGTTAAACAGTATGAGGAGTGCAGTAAAGTAATAGAGGGAGCTAAAGAGGAAGATTATTTAAAAATAGGTATAGCTTATAAGCAGCAGGAACAAATAGAGCAAAGCGGTACATTAGAAAAGTATAGAGAACTTAAAGAAAAGATTACTCCAAATATCAAGGGTTTACCTAATGAGCTTAGGAATGCATATTATCATCCTGACAAAAATATAGACGAAGAAGAATATAAAGCTCAAGCAGCAGATATTAAACAAGCGCATGAATTGGCACAGAATAAGGTTGATAAAGATTTAGAGAAGTTTGAGATCTTAGATGTTCAGATTAAATACTATAAAGGTTTAGAGAGTGAAGCAGAAGTTAAGAAGAATGAGATAAGGAAAGCAAGTGGTATATGTAATAATATAGATACGGAGATTAGTAATCTTGTAAAAGAAGTAGGAGACGGAATCAAAGAATCACTTAGTGATACTACTTTAGCAGAGCGCCAACTTGAGGGCAGGGTATATGAAGCTTTAATTGAGACATTAAGTGAAGAAGGAATTAAGCTAAAAGGTACGGCAGTACTTGGGATAAAAAATAAGCTTAGAATCAAAGCACAAGAGATGCTGAATAAAACAATAGCGAACTTGAATGAAGTAGTTAAACTTAAAAAAGAACTGCACAAACAATACCAAGCTAAGGATTTATTGTCCAGAGAGCTTAACGGTATACATGCTAAGCAAAGTAAGTATGACATAGTTAAGAAACAAGAGCTGTACACAAGCTTAGATAAGACATTGGGAGAGAAGTTCGAAAGGCTAAATGAAGAATATAAAACCAGGTATATACTCGCAGGCGGAGGTAAGGATTTAGGAGCACATCTTACTGCAAGGCATCAGATACATATGAAACATGAAGGAAAAGTCTTAGTAGATAAAATCACTAATAACAAAACACAAAAGCATAATGAGTGGATCAAAGAGCCTAATATAGATAAGCTAACGAATCCTGATAAACAAAAAGATAATATAGCAGAGC
The Candidatus Jidaibacter acanthamoeba DNA segment above includes these coding regions:
- the traA gene encoding Ti-type conjugative transfer relaxase TraA yields the protein MAIYYFHAGVKGRGGNKSPRVVASAAYKSASRLVEKVYDKETGQVSEITHDYTNKKGVVFSQIFLPANAPLRFKNAEVLWNEVVYVENRKDSQFCRDFTIALPKEFNTERNIELVKEYVEKVFVERGIIAHASIHMDDENNPHAHIMATMRDIKGEGFGDKNRKWNEKSAKLYEREQWAEVTNEHLARYGFIERITHLSYKDRGLDIEPTIHEGYHARKIEERGGVAEVCEVNREIKLKNIDKFLKDPMKVLDVKFFSQATFTDNDIEKAVHDLTEGQSDAYNQIINRIYSCSEIVKLEQADLKGNSRYSFKDYIEQEELMFNNAKVLAESNFVKKYKADYDDIYQKCKGQYGANDEQSAAVAHIISSNKRLNLVVGRAGTGKTHKVLKPVADYYKQEGYKVTGIALAGIAAESLNSDVGVESYTIHSWLNKTQIEPLTKNDVIILDEAGMVDVPQMAKIVEKVKRAGAKLIGAGDHAQLAPVGKGAAFRGLVDKEGAQLVSKVYRQREGWQQEATEALSEWNVEKAMRAYADAQYIVWSDKKEESIERLARDYVENYEKNGRGQITTSFKNSDIKQLNKATRELLILRGNLEFRKHYNLVGTDKLGKEIRFNKELGVGEEVIFKKTDYDSYNVKNGSRGKVIELKDKSVVVKINGRDREVEINLKEYNSLEYAYALTIHAVQGLGEEKVNVLASRGFNANLAYVGLSRFRQSMKIYADKENLKDLHSLTSIMSRDGGSDLVTDYKGIRSEKADTVFRYMGSAEKVRNLSAEINEWCREEEVECFEHKKWGELMQAVSQREEYAKSISEDLSGHRVYIKQAGLYQNTIKIHAGLRKGELSTLEKKEYEDFARYALLVESKDKESIKERNRLADSVLRARAEKRYLYNTWAEELGIKTEGLYKHALAYAAKDYKSSELFAKSFARLEKLHFGSKLREEGIRGELYSLYEDIKANRQKREASIAAITYTEGKITSEEKGIAKLTHEITDRELYLKRAYRDEKIVEKIDKLAERGNYSVELLNKIGQVKEGYKVSDIISHLEIRDLLKRNIGLAKEVIDQYQSSHDYRNALYTKEDTEKKLGRFTHDFDFKQIENAVKAAQGRSQEYEKALSVFTAPTVYEWSGFTNERGELKEEAIFRDLLVEKSAKEIVRVENEAIRGSFYRELIAIKNDADNSSTDNNSSELEEEKSYSEKIKEQINHKYTKADKWISTYKTLLEEDKKYTHNLSYEDVVKRKKLQELIIGHKTALKEVFGQYKPHEIRLAGKKDLLELGLYKERSFKAYIKVSEKEENELGHEIHNLNQEARDKEKKAQVNTTSFLEKGIHKEDNKKVQSKKEEWRQQYSQERHSTRDIYRNLYDRLPSLLPEFGFRAKGNAYVSTTTQKADGSLGNKAGKVHVYANNPGVLIDYTRGNVSIWDYVKDNYMPSASKAEVRAYLLEEAGLSEKSERIIHKRPQPKAVSKVVEEKAKVDTKLMEAILTYAKVQLVKDKNPVYDYLSKERGYSKEVIQNMELGYIADKKDMSKYLRANGWHNNKIKEAYKLTHYIGQSHQLIIPFKGKNGEVIGIAGRDLHYTESSSFGKYMYSKELERSKTLLNIHNVKGLKEAVIVEGMLDCLNAHANGIKGVLALGGTSLNEEQIKLLALEGIKSITLCLDNDNAGLEAGVRILDKLKTFAPDINVRYAKLPDNIKDPDQLIKEYGKEALERVIADAVPVKGISTLTDMRYAESLRSVMSEGSIRDTGIIKDNRLSLPENIGEMITEYRTLHKSVKQYEECSKVIEGAKEEDYLKIGIAYKQQEQIEQSGTLEKYRELKEKITPNIKGLPNELRNAYYHPDKNIDEEEYKAQAADIKQAHELAQNKVDKDLEKFEILDVQIKYYKGLESEAEVKKNEIRKASGICNNIDTEISNLVKEVGDGIKESLSDTTLAERQLEGRVYEALIETLSEEGIKLKGTAVLGIKNKLRIKAQEMLNKTIANLNEVVKLKKELHKQYQAKDLLSRELNGIHAKQSKYDIVKKQELYTSLDKTLGEKFERLNEEYKTRYILAGGGKDLGAHLTARHQIHMKHEGKVLVDKITNNKTQKHNEWIKEPNIDKLTNPDKQKDNIAEQSLSNSHSRNRDIGLEM